A window of the Planococcus citri chromosome 4, ihPlaCitr1.1, whole genome shotgun sequence genome harbors these coding sequences:
- the LOC135846002 gene encoding homeobox protein prospero-like: MMSSEEDVTVDSFGLLKKTKRSRQRVDAGEPRNSYSSIPNFSSRPNLLNSGIYGAFFAAQAQNHHNFGSSAGSAAAAGAAAYFNQVQGFGPTKMLNELLSRRVKTIADGADAMMTIDVAANDVSTISGSAYDCLNNSQSPVSRVSSTLNGGGGGGGNSSPVAVGDMAQHMLRNILSGKRKEIYALEQELRGVSGANNNNNNSSSNNNNLESIVDCNNTSSENSSVANSAAVAAAAAAAVVAALNNNNNSSSNNNNNNSSCNNNNNNNNDVKIANLTNGSGDRNSVGGNISDENCASDRSKGAGDEPLTNGDVIAEDMDTSEADDRASSAAANAAAATEVSPLSGQNNPNDSLVDKLNLNHRQVVDNNDDSSASEHSVSSSESAASNKEDADESNECSSYPKTEQQVELKRARVENIVSSMRSSPLPVPVNGCKKRKLYHPQQHDNSVAERYAASLNEVADALSEDEDENLSPAEIRQKVVEKNALKNQLRTMQEQLAEMQQKYVQLCTRMDQDSVDAMEQDADLPNPKSEMEQDETASDADHEDDEDDDNSSVPASPTTSKHNTPAPTPVPHQQQKDHTNPGSSFPTVSTPVTQSTMSPAISKMLGNKFLPQNPAASVPHMNSHPFPIHPNFNGALSFLQHQMFQDPHNAQNHLQPHHHHHPHHPPHPHSMLSNAAAMYLGVGHKLFMEQEARMAEKVALAAAAAEHQQQQQQISRDIQHTTRQTPISGADNAHSTSQSASRMEPSSPNRSHHNHRDQQLQPPQQSQQQQNEQSPKALHHQSDVAQHRSRSEFADRLQMLKSNSSRDNFDFEGLAEALKSEISSTLSNLIDTIMTRFLQQKKLSSKSSEAVLAAEQLNKDLLMASQLIDRKSPRTKVIDRGNCISSSDKNNSSYSSNTFNSSSGTPNKTSNSSAAAAAAAAAAASQAAQNFANSNPENNINVMNLPQRPTGLSSNLFGPPKMGSGMNSAAAAAAALYSSMNSLSNSHMGSFGLPDLRGSADGPVPEQHEALSLVVPQKKKRHKVTDTRITPRTVSRILAQDGMGCPPSTLLDSPSKYGGMLPSTNGSADSPPPRSFHIPASAPMLPVSLPTSVAIPNPGLHESQVYSPYSPFYGQHPGPHHIPSSSPPGMSDQLRDSPPLPHHSSLFHPAAFMVAAQQQQQQQHLQRGNSPDYVRSNSGMGGGDSLDRGSDCNSMDGAAYDGMTPTSSTLSPMHLRKAKLMFFWVRYPSSAVLKMYFPDIKFNKNNTAQLVKWFSNFREFYYIQMEKYARQAISEGIKNADDLHVSIDCDIYRVLNLHYNRNNHIEVPTNFRYVVEQTLREFFKAIQTGKDQEQSWKKSIYKVISRLDDPVPENFKTPHFLEQLE, translated from the exons ATGATGTCATCAGAAGAGGACGTTACAGTGGACTCTTTCGGTTTACTAAAGAAAACCAAACGTTCCAGACAACGCGTGGACGCCGGCGAACCGCGTAACAGTTACTCGTCTATACCGAATTTCAGTTCGCGACCGAATTTATTAAATAGCGGCATATACGGCGCGTTTTTCGCCGCCCAAGCTCAAAATCACCATAATTTCGGCTCTTCTGCCGGCTCAGCTGCCGCAGCCGGAGCCGCCGCGTATTTTAATCAAGTACAGGGCTTCGGCCCGACCAAAATGCTAAACGAGTTGTTGAGTCGTCGAGTGAAAACGATCGCGGACGGTGCAGACGCGATGATGACGATCGACGTAGCCGCCAACGACGTATCGACCATCTCCGGTAGTGCTTACGATTGTCTCAACAACAGCCAATCACCTGTTAGCAGAGTCAGCAGTACGTTGAAcggtggaggtggaggtggaggtaaTAGTTCTCCAGTCGCAGTCGGAGATATGGCTCAACACATGCTACGCAACATACTATCCGGCAAAAGGAAAGAGATCTATGCTTTGGAGCAAGAGCTGCGAGGCGTTTCAGGtgccaataataataataataattccagTAGCAATAATAATAATCTCGAGTCGATCGTCGATTGCAACAATACGAGTAGTGAAAATTCTTCCGTCGCGAATTCCGCTGCCGTCGCCGCAGCTGCCGCAGCCGCCGTCGTAGCCGCGttaaacaataataataattcgtcgtcgaataataataataataattcttcgtgtaataataataataacaataataatgacGTGAAAATCGCGAATTTAACAAACGGTTCTGGTGACCGAAACAGTGTCGGTGGTAATATCAGTGACGAAAATTGTGCTAGTGACCGTTCCAAAGGCGCAGGCGATGAACCTTTAACCAACGGTGACGTCATTGCCGAAGACATGGATACGAGCGAAGCTGACGATAGAGCTTCATCTGCAGCAGCCAACGCAGCAGCAGCCACCGAGGTAAGCCCTTTATCGGGTCAAAATAACCCTAACGATAGTCTGGTAGACAAACTGAATCTGAATCATCGTCAAGTTGTCGACAATAACGACGACAGCTCAGCCTCCGAGCATTCGGTTTCATCCTCCGAATCTGCAGCTTCGAATAAAGAAGACGCCGACGAATCGAACGAATGCTCTTCTTACCCCAAAACCGAGCAACAAGTCGAGTTGAAACGTGCCCGAGTCGAGAACATAGTCTCATCTATGCGATCCAGCCCCCTACCTGTACCAGTGAACGGCTGCAAGAAGAGGAAGCTTTACCATCCTCAGCAGCACGATAACAGTGTAGCTGAAAGATACGCAGCCAGCTTGAACGAGGTGGCCGATGCTCTGAGCGAAGACGAAGATGAAAATCTCAGTCCAGCCGAGATCAGGCAAAAAGTGGTGGAGAAAAATGCTCTGAAAAATCAACTCAGAACCATGCAAGAGCAATTGGCCGAAATGCAGCAAAAATACGTCCAGTTGTGTACCAGAATGGATCAGGATTCGGTCGATGCGATGGAACAAGACGCAGATCTACCCAATCCTAAATCCGAAATGGAGCAAGATGAGACAGCCAGTGATGCTGATCACGAGGACGATGAAGACGACGATAACAGCAGTGTACCTGCTTCACCGACGACGAGTAAGCATAATACTCCAGCACCTACTCCAGTGCCTCATCAGCAGCAAAAAGATCACACCAATCCGGGCTCCTCGTTTCCCACAGTTTCGACTCCAGTCACCCAATCCACCATGTCTCCAGCTATCAGTAAAATGCTCGGCAATAAGTTCTTGCCCCAGAACCCTGCAGCAAGTGTACCTCACATGAACTCGCATCCATTCCCCATACATCCGAATTTCAACGGAGCTCTATCGTTTCTACAACATCAGATGTTCCAAGATCCTCACAATGCTCAGAATCATCTGCaacctcatcatcatcatcaccctCATCACCCCCCTCATCCACATTCGATGCTGAGTAACGCAGCAGCCATGTATTTAGGCGTAGGGCACAAGCTGTTCATGGAGCAGGAGGCTCGTATGGCTGAGAAAGTAGCCTTAGCAGCGGCCGCAGCCGAACaccagcaacagcagcagcagatTAGTAGAGATATCCAGCACACCACCAGGCAAACCCCCATCAGTGGTGCTGACAACGCTCACTCTACATCTCAATCAGCCTCCAGGATGGAACCATCGTCGCCGAATCGTTCCCACCACAACCATCGTGACCAGCAGCTCCAGCCCCCTCAGCAATCACAGCAGCAGCAAAATGAGCAATCTCCGAAAGCTCTGCATCATCAGTCCGATGTGGCTCAGCACAGATCACGTAGCGAGTTCGCTGACAGATTACAGATGCTGAAATCGAACTCGAGTCGAGATAATTTCGATTTCGAAGGCCTGGCCGAAGCTCTGAAATCAGAGATATCTTCTACGTTATCTAATCTCATAGATACCATAATGACGAGATTCCTGCAGCAGAAAAAACTATCGAGTAAATCGTCCGAGGCTGTATTGGCAGCCGAGCAGCTCAACAAAGACTTGCTCATGGCTTCCCAACTCATCGATCGTAAATCACCTCGTACCAAAGTCATCGATCGAGGCAATTGCATTTCATCCAGCGATAAAAACAACTCATCTTACTCGTCCAACACCTTCAACTCATCTTCGGGCACTCCGAATAAAACCAGCAACTCGAGCGCCGCAGCTGcagcagccgcagccgcagcagCTAGCCaagcagctcaaaattttgccaactcGAATCCGGAGAATAACATAAACGTGATGAATTTACCCCAAAGACCAACCGGTCTCAGCTCCAACCTGTTCGGACCACCGAAAATGGGCTCGGGGATGAATTCAGCCGCAGCTGCAGCAGCTGCCCTCTACTCGTCGATGAACAGTCTGAGTAACTCGCACATGGGTTCGTTCGGTTTGCCTGATTTGAGAGGCTCGGCCGATGGCCCAGTACCAGAACAGCACGAAGCTCTGAGTTTAGTCGTACCTCAGAAAAAGAAACGTCATAAGGTGACCGATACTCGAATAACTCCACGAACAGTGAGTCGAATCTTGGCCCAAGATGGTATGGGCTGTCCTCCTTCTACTCTGCTCGACTCGCCCAGCAAATACGGCGGAATGCTGCCATCGACCAACGGCTCAGCCGACTCGCCTCCCCCTCGCTCGTTCCATATTCCGGCTTCGGCTCCAATGTTACCAGTTTCATTGCCCACCTCGGTGGCTATACCAAATCCGGGCCTGCACGAATCCCAAGTGTACTCGCCCTACAGCCCGTTCTACGGCCAGCATCCGGGACCTCATCACATTCCATCCTCAAGTCCGCCTGGAATGTCAGACCAGCTGAGAGATTCGCCTCCTCTGCCTCATCATTCGTCGTTATTCCATCCGGCTGCTTTTATGGTCGCAGCtcagcagcagcaacagcagcagcattTGCAAAGGGGTAATTCGCCCGATTACGTGAGGTCCAACTCGGGTATGGGTGGAGGTGATAGTCTGGATCGAGGATCCGATTGCAATTCCATGGATGGTGCCGCTTACGACGGAATGACGCCTACA TCGTCAACTCTGAGCCCGATGCACCTGCGTAAAGCCAAGCTGATGTTCTTCTGGGTTCGATATCCGAGTTCGGCTGTTCTCAAGATGTACTTCCCGGACATCAAGTTCAACAAGAATAATACCGCTCAGCTAGTCAAATGGTTTTCTAATTTTAG